A region of Paenibacillus sp. JNUCC-31 DNA encodes the following proteins:
- a CDS encoding DUF4132 domain-containing protein: MTQEDNVRQYQHDLQGKLKSLDGVEQELAGYVAEMAGFTYLREDEKAYLNTDELLKRVAVETQSSLFRPLLDVLEHLVSDTFLARFRYIAERAVNFPYSKNYERRPFRTTDPEQHIGQVLRKMIALFRMEMHGFSLNEYVSMREYKFDYFHEIRAVLPDCIAYELDHGTGDMKQVLHDIIYGDNQNGLLTTEMIKGIFMSDQADAYQMIGELLVAARLQEGLRQSIVERMDEGTLEAYKYILKIIIDNNLIRFSSVVRALAVWTGIGIEAANQRVAAQLITQAHQALTDPAVREAWQQSTNANQLFISLWATAVIEENELERKVIQIMDHGKVYQQIVAQYVLANSQNRGLRLNMARQYLEVQDLELLHWVIENYDAMYMFNWSFENGENQRSVHVWPLPVFEDKAVRRRDFDLFKQMLAYIPQGGAGGPSGVLEFVQYRIDPDDVVKKMLYLAAYDMDPEWIGEVIALKDKLSPDLRGELLSQFVHHPEIEVQRQFIFDSLSDKSMNNRENALLKAKLLTLTPEEMLQMEALLKLKTGSLRQKIIQVLLLQPTDQLMVSLKRLLQSKSELQRLGALELLTEISADPQRSEQQEQMQPLIELIKTPTAKEQKLLDKLTEQSSRYTEANGFGLYDPSWENPLLQEERDLGGFKPKDLFTLSLEKAKQFLEGLDALLHEHRDHEYEAEYYAGYKETLLVGATLRAMVFIPYDQRQDIALLEQFPLHNIWGEYVQKSGLDSKELLQMLFAIRLEDLNKKLDHYYRYYSNVYDYSELEKHWLLEGWRKEFAEEVYPVQHIQDLKKMVSELRYSDQVKTLIEAVYEDSDKSDTFEIAERTLYALMKMMPEEQMEKESGILALLSGPWFYIVRDRVHDDESFMRYFQTISQFDQLNRDSNRGSFLTLNDYLRAYELGFIDAQEVYKQLLVGESRALFIRELTSSRSDWIAEKPLLAELRRTVVERILEIELTRGELSTEVSTLAMKLERIEGMEHWVHLVAAMDQDTFVRGYIYSYGDNTTRKETFSHLIQVCHPRAGEDELLLGQLLAKHPIQEKKLLEAAMYAPQWMEIVAKHLGWEGLRSAAWYFHAHINERFTAEKETIVAHYSPISPQDFNEGAFDIAWFEEAYEAVGEERFSLLYDCAKYISGGANHRRSQLFADAALGKLKLEDMLESVEEKRNKDHLLTYSLIPFTEEREQDLRERYDFIQKFLMQSKQFGAQRRASEGLVSQIALGNLARNAGYADVTRLMWDMEARKLDEMKSYFEPHELDDSTTAQLVIDEEGQPEMVIVSKGKTLKSVPARFKKDGYITELKELKADLVDQYRRARQELERSMTAGTFFTREEISNLMQNPILRPLVRSLVFQAGDKLGRFDVTSGGLIAPDSAGTDSSIQTLAEQDTLLIAHPLHLFQSGSWGKFQRDLFNRQERQPFKQVFRELYLPNEDELSNGTVSRRYAGYQIQPKKSVALLKGRQWTVSYEEGLQKVSYEHNLIANLYAMADWFSPADTEAPTLETVQFYDRKTYKPVALKDVPPVFFSEVMRDIDLVVSVAHVGGVDPEASLTTIEMRHVIVNESLRLLKVDNVRLDGNYARIDGELGEYAVHLGSGNVFKQATGALHIVPVHSQHRGRIFLPFLDEDPRTAEILSKVMLLAEDKKIKDPQILAQLQL, encoded by the coding sequence ATGACCCAGGAAGATAACGTTCGACAGTATCAACATGATTTGCAGGGAAAGCTGAAGTCGCTGGATGGTGTAGAGCAGGAGCTTGCGGGCTATGTTGCAGAGATGGCTGGATTCACTTATTTGCGCGAAGACGAAAAGGCCTATTTGAATACAGATGAACTATTGAAGCGTGTGGCTGTGGAGACGCAATCGTCATTGTTCCGTCCTTTGCTTGATGTGCTGGAGCATCTGGTCAGTGATACATTCCTGGCACGTTTCCGTTATATTGCAGAACGAGCAGTGAATTTTCCTTATAGTAAAAATTATGAGCGCAGACCATTTCGTACGACCGATCCCGAACAGCATATTGGACAGGTTCTTCGTAAAATGATTGCCTTGTTTCGTATGGAGATGCATGGCTTTTCTCTGAACGAATATGTATCCATGCGGGAATACAAGTTTGATTATTTTCATGAGATCAGAGCGGTCTTGCCGGATTGCATTGCCTATGAACTGGATCATGGAACCGGAGATATGAAGCAGGTGCTGCATGATATTATCTATGGCGACAATCAAAATGGATTGCTGACCACTGAAATGATCAAAGGTATCTTTATGAGTGATCAGGCGGATGCCTACCAGATGATTGGGGAATTGCTGGTTGCAGCCAGACTGCAAGAGGGTCTGCGCCAAAGCATTGTGGAACGGATGGACGAAGGAACACTTGAGGCGTATAAATACATATTAAAAATAATTATCGACAACAACCTGATTCGGTTCAGTTCGGTGGTGAGGGCGCTCGCCGTATGGACAGGGATTGGAATTGAAGCGGCGAATCAGCGTGTTGCTGCGCAATTAATTACACAAGCGCATCAAGCATTGACTGATCCTGCGGTACGAGAGGCGTGGCAGCAAAGTACCAATGCAAATCAATTGTTTATCAGTCTCTGGGCAACCGCAGTCATCGAAGAGAATGAGTTGGAGCGAAAAGTCATCCAAATCATGGATCACGGGAAAGTATATCAGCAGATAGTTGCTCAATACGTACTTGCTAACAGTCAGAACAGAGGGCTGCGCTTAAACATGGCACGTCAGTATCTTGAAGTACAGGATCTGGAGCTGCTGCATTGGGTGATTGAGAATTATGATGCCATGTACATGTTTAACTGGAGCTTTGAAAATGGGGAGAATCAACGTAGTGTTCACGTCTGGCCACTGCCCGTTTTTGAGGATAAAGCTGTACGTCGGCGAGACTTTGATCTGTTTAAACAAATGCTGGCCTACATTCCGCAGGGAGGGGCTGGTGGACCATCTGGTGTTCTTGAATTTGTTCAATATCGGATCGATCCGGATGATGTAGTGAAAAAAATGCTGTACCTTGCTGCGTATGACATGGATCCGGAATGGATAGGCGAGGTCATTGCGCTCAAAGACAAGCTAAGCCCGGATTTGCGAGGCGAATTGTTGTCCCAGTTTGTCCATCATCCCGAGATTGAAGTACAAAGACAGTTTATTTTTGACAGTCTGTCGGATAAGAGCATGAACAACCGTGAGAATGCTCTGCTCAAAGCCAAGCTGTTAACGCTGACGCCCGAAGAGATGCTGCAAATGGAGGCGTTGCTCAAACTGAAGACGGGATCGCTGCGTCAGAAGATTATTCAAGTGTTATTGCTTCAGCCAACCGATCAGTTGATGGTATCGTTGAAACGACTTCTGCAATCCAAAAGTGAACTGCAGCGATTGGGCGCGCTGGAACTGCTGACCGAGATCTCCGCAGATCCACAGCGCTCGGAGCAGCAGGAGCAGATGCAACCATTAATAGAACTAATCAAGACACCAACAGCCAAGGAGCAGAAGCTGCTGGACAAGCTTACAGAGCAGAGCAGCAGATATACGGAGGCTAATGGTTTCGGCCTGTATGATCCTTCATGGGAAAATCCACTGCTTCAGGAAGAACGTGATCTGGGCGGCTTTAAGCCGAAGGACCTGTTTACCCTTTCCCTGGAAAAAGCGAAGCAGTTTCTTGAAGGTTTGGATGCGTTGCTTCATGAGCACAGAGACCATGAATATGAGGCTGAATATTATGCGGGCTACAAAGAAACTTTGCTTGTAGGTGCGACATTGCGTGCTATGGTCTTCATTCCTTATGATCAGCGGCAAGATATAGCATTATTGGAGCAGTTCCCTCTCCATAACATATGGGGAGAATATGTGCAGAAGAGTGGTCTGGATAGTAAGGAACTGCTGCAAATGTTGTTTGCGATCCGTTTGGAGGATCTGAATAAGAAGCTGGATCATTATTATCGATACTATTCCAACGTGTACGACTACAGTGAGTTGGAGAAACACTGGCTGTTGGAAGGGTGGCGCAAGGAATTTGCCGAAGAGGTCTATCCGGTTCAGCATATCCAGGACCTAAAAAAGATGGTCAGTGAGCTTCGTTATTCAGATCAGGTGAAAACGCTGATTGAGGCCGTGTATGAGGACAGTGATAAGTCAGATACATTTGAAATCGCTGAGCGGACATTGTATGCGCTGATGAAAATGATGCCTGAGGAACAAATGGAAAAGGAATCGGGCATACTTGCTCTCTTGTCCGGCCCATGGTTTTATATTGTCCGGGATCGTGTACATGACGATGAGAGTTTCATGCGATACTTTCAGACTATAAGCCAATTCGACCAATTAAATAGGGACAGTAACCGAGGTTCTTTCCTTACGCTGAACGATTACCTGCGTGCCTACGAGCTGGGCTTCATTGATGCACAGGAAGTCTACAAGCAGCTGCTTGTCGGAGAGTCCCGTGCCCTGTTTATTCGGGAATTGACATCCAGTCGGTCTGACTGGATTGCGGAGAAACCGTTACTGGCAGAACTGCGAAGAACAGTTGTTGAACGAATTTTGGAGATCGAGTTGACCCGAGGAGAGCTCTCAACAGAAGTAAGTACGCTGGCCATGAAGCTTGAGCGCATTGAAGGCATGGAGCATTGGGTGCATCTTGTTGCTGCCATGGATCAGGATACCTTTGTCCGTGGATATATCTACAGCTACGGTGACAATACGACACGTAAAGAAACGTTCAGCCATCTGATCCAGGTTTGCCATCCGCGTGCTGGAGAGGACGAACTGCTGTTGGGACAATTGCTGGCGAAGCATCCCATTCAGGAAAAAAAATTGTTGGAAGCCGCGATGTACGCGCCCCAATGGATGGAGATCGTTGCGAAGCATCTGGGATGGGAAGGCCTGCGCAGTGCAGCGTGGTACTTCCATGCTCACATTAATGAACGTTTCACTGCTGAAAAAGAAACTATTGTGGCGCATTATTCTCCAATTTCGCCACAGGACTTTAACGAAGGCGCATTTGATATCGCCTGGTTTGAGGAGGCATATGAAGCCGTCGGTGAGGAACGGTTCAGTCTGTTGTACGATTGTGCCAAGTATATTTCCGGGGGAGCCAATCACCGCAGATCACAACTGTTCGCGGATGCAGCACTTGGGAAGCTGAAACTTGAAGATATGCTTGAATCCGTGGAAGAGAAGCGCAATAAGGATCATTTGTTGACCTACAGCCTGATTCCGTTCACGGAAGAAAGGGAACAGGATCTGCGTGAGCGGTACGACTTCATACAGAAGTTTCTAATGCAGAGCAAGCAGTTTGGCGCACAGCGACGAGCCAGCGAGGGACTGGTATCCCAGATTGCCCTCGGCAACCTTGCCCGTAATGCAGGATATGCTGATGTTACCCGGCTGATGTGGGATATGGAAGCTCGCAAGCTGGATGAGATGAAATCCTATTTTGAGCCGCATGAACTGGATGATAGTACCACAGCCCAATTGGTCATTGATGAAGAAGGTCAGCCTGAAATGGTCATCGTGAGCAAAGGGAAGACACTTAAGTCTGTACCTGCCCGGTTCAAGAAAGATGGTTACATCACCGAATTGAAAGAATTAAAGGCGGATCTGGTGGATCAGTACCGCCGGGCAAGACAGGAATTGGAGCGTTCCATGACGGCTGGAACATTCTTCACACGTGAGGAAATCTCCAATCTGATGCAGAATCCAATCCTTCGTCCACTGGTTCGCAGCCTTGTATTCCAGGCTGGTGACAAATTGGGACGCTTCGATGTAACTTCTGGTGGTCTTATTGCTCCAGATTCGGCGGGTACAGATAGCTCGATTCAAACCTTGGCGGAACAGGATACATTGCTGATTGCACATCCATTGCATCTATTCCAGAGTGGAAGCTGGGGCAAATTCCAACGGGATCTGTTCAACCGTCAGGAACGGCAGCCATTCAAGCAGGTGTTCCGTGAACTCTATCTTCCGAATGAAGATGAGCTGTCTAATGGTACCGTATCCCGTCGGTATGCAGGTTATCAGATTCAACCGAAAAAATCAGTTGCCCTGCTTAAAGGGCGCCAGTGGACAGTCAGTTATGAGGAAGGCCTGCAAAAGGTTAGCTATGAGCATAATCTGATCGCCAATCTCTATGCCATGGCAGACTGGTTCTCGCCCGCAGATACAGAAGCACCTACTCTGGAGACGGTGCAGTTCTATGATCGGAAGACGTATAAACCTGTCGCGTTGAAGGATGTGCCTCCTGTTTTCTTCTCGGAAGTCATGCGTGACATCGATCTGGTCGTTAGTGTTGCCCATGTTGGCGGCGTAGATCCGGAAGCCAGCTTGACCACGATTGAGATGCGTCACGTGATTGTGAATGAGTCGCTTCGTCTGTTGAAGGTCGATAACGTACGTCTCGATGGAAATTATGCTCGAATTGATGGTGAACTGGGCGAGTATGCCGTTCATCTGGGCAGCGGCAATGTGTTCAAACAGGCGACGGGCGCACTTCACATCGTGCCGGTGCACAGCCAGCATCGGGGCAGAATCTTCCTGCCATTCCTGGATGAAGATCCGAGAACGGCTGAGATTTTGTCAAAAGTGATGTTGCTTGCCGAAGATAAAAAAATCAAGGACCCGCAAATTCTGGCACAGCTTCAACTATAG
- a CDS encoding beta-glucosidase, which yields MNRRLNLIFLKRWFMLLIIVAVAAMPLHAFAAEAESGADRPWMNKSLSAEERTALLLKAMTLEEKVGFVTGKVNNYYGFYNDGLERLGIPALQMADGPAGVRVANPDVQDKKSTALPAPIALAASWDTDLAKKYGDLIGQEAHDTTHNVVLGPGLDIARTPWGSRNFESLGEDPLLASGMGAAYVNGIQSNPVIATAKHYILNNQETERFTTNATASERAIQEVYARPFQAMVEKANLGSAMCSFNQVNGTYACENKKMLTDVLKNQFGFEGFVMSDYGANFSTAASANAGLDLETPGEPYGKWGSKLLEAVNKGEVSEQTIDEKVRRILLQMFEKGLFDNPVTNTQINAKADGAKAREFAEKSMVLLQNNDNMLPLSSKNVKSIAVIGPDADNASAAGGGSSMVNPTYTVSPLQGIRNRAGNGVDVKYAAGTDPISAGDAFNGPSAVPSTLLSPANAEKSEQNYGTEKAEYGLHAEYWTNKDMEGNPELVRTDNQVNMNLGFYNYEGFNAQSSKLPVTPTKFNSKMSARWTGSITAPKTGEYKLSLTSLGSAKLYVDDQLLVDNQGENLSTTKKEITLEEGKSHNIRIEYRTDFPVQSSHDMGAQVRFGWEAPEDAVDAKMQKAVDLAKKSDVAVVVTRTYDSEGYVDRSDLELPNNQEQLIREVAAANPKTIVVQMSGRAVEMDSWQKEVPSIVQAWYAGQEQGNAVARVLFGDVNPSGKLPVTFPSDDSQTPVSTAEQFPGVNGVGNYSEGIFVGYKGYDKEGMTPAFAFGHGLSYTNFDYRNLHVKNTGKGDKATVEVSLNLRNTGKVTGAEVVQVYVGNLPTKVETPEKQLAGWAKVDLKAGKQQRVNIQLDRSALSYWDETSHKWVMPKGKVQVYVGSASDDIRLTGSVNIGSKSGK from the coding sequence ATGAACAGAAGACTCAATCTGATTTTCCTCAAACGATGGTTTATGCTGTTAATCATCGTGGCAGTAGCGGCTATGCCGTTGCACGCCTTCGCCGCAGAAGCGGAATCCGGGGCTGATCGCCCATGGATGAACAAATCCCTGTCTGCGGAGGAACGCACCGCGTTGTTGCTCAAGGCGATGACACTGGAGGAGAAAGTCGGATTCGTTACCGGTAAAGTAAATAACTATTATGGTTTCTATAATGATGGACTGGAGCGTCTCGGCATTCCAGCGTTACAGATGGCGGATGGACCTGCTGGGGTACGTGTGGCGAACCCGGATGTTCAGGACAAAAAGTCCACGGCACTGCCCGCACCAATTGCCCTCGCGGCTTCATGGGACACCGATCTTGCCAAGAAATACGGTGATCTTATCGGGCAGGAAGCCCATGACACAACACATAATGTGGTACTGGGCCCTGGCCTGGATATCGCACGTACCCCCTGGGGTTCCCGTAACTTCGAATCCCTTGGTGAAGATCCTTTGCTGGCATCCGGCATGGGTGCGGCATATGTGAACGGGATTCAGAGCAATCCGGTTATTGCTACCGCAAAGCACTACATCCTGAATAACCAGGAGACGGAGCGTTTCACAACCAATGCAACAGCCAGTGAACGTGCCATTCAGGAAGTATATGCACGTCCGTTCCAGGCGATGGTGGAAAAAGCGAATCTGGGTTCGGCGATGTGTTCGTTTAACCAGGTGAACGGTACATATGCTTGTGAGAACAAGAAGATGCTGACGGATGTCCTCAAGAACCAGTTTGGCTTCGAAGGGTTCGTCATGAGTGACTACGGTGCCAACTTCAGTACAGCGGCATCCGCGAATGCGGGACTCGATCTGGAAACACCGGGTGAACCTTATGGCAAATGGGGAAGCAAGCTGCTTGAAGCCGTGAACAAAGGTGAAGTCAGCGAACAAACCATTGATGAGAAGGTCAGACGGATTTTGCTTCAAATGTTCGAGAAAGGGCTGTTCGATAACCCTGTAACAAATACACAAATCAATGCGAAGGCAGATGGCGCTAAAGCACGTGAGTTTGCGGAAAAGAGCATGGTTCTCTTGCAAAATAACGACAACATGCTTCCACTGTCGAGCAAAAATGTGAAGTCCATTGCAGTCATTGGACCAGATGCAGATAACGCATCTGCTGCTGGTGGAGGTAGCAGTATGGTTAACCCGACGTATACCGTAAGTCCACTGCAAGGAATTCGTAACCGTGCTGGTAACGGGGTGGATGTAAAATATGCAGCTGGAACTGATCCGATCTCTGCAGGGGATGCATTTAACGGTCCTTCCGCTGTTCCATCCACACTCCTGTCTCCGGCAAATGCCGAGAAGAGCGAGCAGAACTATGGTACGGAGAAAGCAGAGTATGGTCTGCATGCCGAATATTGGACCAACAAGGACATGGAGGGCAATCCTGAACTGGTCCGCACGGATAACCAGGTGAACATGAATCTTGGATTTTACAACTATGAAGGGTTCAACGCCCAGTCATCCAAGCTTCCGGTGACACCAACGAAATTCAACAGTAAAATGTCCGCTCGTTGGACGGGTTCCATTACGGCTCCCAAAACGGGTGAATACAAATTGTCTCTGACGAGTCTGGGCTCTGCGAAATTGTACGTGGATGATCAGCTGCTCGTAGACAATCAAGGTGAAAATTTGAGCACGACCAAGAAAGAAATCACGTTAGAAGAAGGCAAGTCCCACAACATTCGCATTGAATATCGTACCGATTTCCCGGTACAGTCGAGTCATGATATGGGTGCCCAAGTTCGTTTCGGCTGGGAAGCACCTGAAGATGCTGTGGATGCCAAGATGCAAAAGGCAGTTGATCTGGCCAAAAAATCGGATGTCGCGGTTGTCGTGACACGTACGTATGACAGTGAAGGGTATGTAGACCGTTCCGATCTGGAACTTCCGAACAACCAGGAGCAATTGATCCGCGAAGTGGCGGCAGCCAATCCCAAAACGATTGTGGTACAAATGAGTGGTCGCGCCGTGGAAATGGATTCTTGGCAAAAAGAAGTGCCATCCATTGTTCAAGCCTGGTATGCAGGTCAGGAACAAGGTAACGCGGTCGCACGGGTTCTATTTGGTGATGTGAATCCATCCGGCAAACTGCCCGTGACGTTCCCGTCTGATGATTCACAGACCCCGGTATCCACTGCGGAACAATTCCCGGGTGTGAATGGGGTGGGCAACTACTCCGAGGGTATCTTTGTAGGGTATAAAGGATATGACAAAGAAGGCATGACTCCGGCGTTTGCTTTTGGACACGGATTGTCTTACACGAACTTTGACTACCGTAACCTGCATGTGAAAAATACAGGCAAAGGTGATAAGGCAACGGTAGAAGTATCCCTGAACCTGCGTAATACCGGTAAAGTTACCGGTGCAGAAGTGGTACAGGTCTATGTTGGCAATCTGCCAACCAAGGTGGAGACACCGGAGAAGCAGCTTGCTGGCTGGGCGAAGGTCGATCTGAAGGCTGGCAAGCAGCAGCGTGTCAATATTCAACTGGATCGCAGTGCACTGTCCTATTGGGATGAAACATCGCATAAATGGGTGATGCCTAAGGGGAAAGTACAGGTTTATGTCGGCAGTGCATCCGATGATATCCGCCTGACAGGCAGTGTGAATATCGGAAGCAAGTCTGGTAAATAA
- a CDS encoding formate/nitrite transporter family protein, translating to METEGLRNVELLALKKHKIYKQSLIRYLARSMLASMFIGFGVIVAFKTGNFFYMEDSPFTYPMAALTFGAAIILIAYGGGDLFTGNTFYYTYAALRKKLKWFEVVKLWIASYSGNLMGAAVFALLIYLTGLFDSSQVNGFLLSVVEHKMEAPAMQLFFRGILCNWLVCLAFFVPMFMKENGAKMFAMMLFVFCFFISGYEHSVANMCTFAIALVLNHPGTISLGGVIHNLVPVTLGNLVGGVLLMGFMYYAVNKPFLDEETH from the coding sequence ATGGAAACGGAAGGTTTACGGAACGTGGAACTGCTTGCTCTGAAGAAACACAAGATTTACAAACAAAGCTTAATCAGGTACCTTGCACGCTCCATGCTCGCCAGCATGTTTATCGGGTTTGGCGTCATCGTGGCGTTCAAGACGGGTAACTTCTTTTATATGGAGGATTCCCCTTTTACATACCCTATGGCTGCCCTCACGTTCGGCGCGGCAATTATTCTGATCGCCTATGGTGGCGGTGATCTGTTCACCGGAAATACGTTCTACTACACGTATGCTGCATTACGCAAAAAACTGAAATGGTTCGAAGTGGTCAAGTTGTGGATCGCCAGTTACAGCGGGAATCTGATGGGTGCTGCGGTATTCGCCCTGTTAATCTATCTGACGGGACTGTTCGATTCATCTCAAGTGAACGGTTTTCTGCTGAGTGTCGTAGAGCATAAGATGGAGGCTCCGGCCATGCAGCTCTTTTTTCGGGGTATTTTGTGTAACTGGCTCGTATGTCTGGCGTTCTTTGTGCCGATGTTCATGAAGGAGAATGGAGCCAAGATGTTCGCCATGATGCTCTTTGTCTTCTGCTTTTTCATCTCGGGATATGAGCACAGCGTCGCCAATATGTGTACGTTCGCAATTGCACTGGTACTGAATCATCCGGGGACCATCTCATTGGGCGGGGTGATCCACAACCTGGTTCCGGTAACGCTCGGCAATCTGGTGGGCGGTGTGCTGCTGATGGGCTTTATGTACTATGCCGTGAACAAACCGTTTCTGGACGAAGAGACACACTAA
- a CDS encoding glycoside hydrolase family 30 protein codes for MNIGWREHPKRWIILSIAVCCVAVGIGLIINRSDSPVPPPVEDKHAEAEVWLTTGDQQHLQEPQPAIPIADNHDAGTSSVDSASQQAEHSRLEFTIRIDPERTYQTMDGFGAAMTGSSAHLINQLPEEQQEQLLKELFTTEGLDMDMVRHTIGASDYSVDESGQASSYTYDDIASGTDYNMEHFSIDKDQEVVKILEQVARLKSDLKVLGTPWTAPAWMKYGEKTTNGWYLDYNDPRVYEAYARYFMKYIEAYHAKGIPIYGITLQNEPEFTTADYPSMSMGAEEQAMFIRDYLGPALKDAGLDTRIIAYDHNWDQAVEYTSKVLEDEQAAAYIDGSAFHCYAGDPSAMLEVHDRFPDKHVYFTECSGGEWSPDFGVNLSWQMSNLMIGGPRNWAKNVLLWNIALDPQGGPTNGGCGNCRGVVTIDPVSGEIIRNVEYYALGHISRYVRPGAVRVESTQEQGKVENVAFRNPDGTMVLIAANTDNAEVSFSVVLDGHSFRYTLPYQSVATFRWNPQTTAKS; via the coding sequence ATGAACATAGGCTGGCGAGAGCATCCCAAACGATGGATCATCCTATCAATCGCTGTTTGTTGTGTCGCCGTAGGAATCGGGCTTATCATCAACCGAAGCGATTCACCTGTTCCACCGCCAGTAGAGGACAAGCATGCAGAGGCTGAAGTTTGGCTAACGACGGGAGATCAGCAACATTTGCAGGAACCGCAACCAGCGATCCCTATAGCAGATAACCACGATGCTGGCACCAGCTCCGTTGATTCCGCATCACAGCAGGCGGAACATTCCCGGTTGGAGTTCACCATACGAATTGACCCGGAGAGGACCTATCAGACCATGGATGGATTTGGCGCAGCTATGACGGGTTCGTCGGCACATCTGATCAACCAGCTCCCAGAGGAACAGCAAGAACAACTGCTGAAGGAACTGTTTACGACTGAAGGACTGGACATGGATATGGTGCGTCATACGATTGGTGCCTCGGATTATTCGGTGGATGAATCAGGTCAGGCATCAAGTTATACCTATGATGATATCGCGTCAGGCACGGATTACAACATGGAACATTTTTCGATTGATAAGGATCAGGAAGTCGTGAAGATCTTGGAGCAGGTAGCTCGATTAAAGTCGGACCTGAAAGTGTTGGGCACACCATGGACGGCCCCGGCCTGGATGAAATATGGGGAGAAGACCACGAACGGCTGGTATCTGGATTACAACGACCCCCGGGTGTATGAAGCTTATGCGCGATATTTTATGAAGTATATTGAAGCTTATCATGCGAAAGGCATACCCATCTACGGGATAACGTTGCAGAATGAACCGGAGTTTACTACAGCTGACTATCCAAGCATGAGTATGGGCGCTGAGGAACAGGCGATGTTTATTCGTGATTATCTTGGTCCGGCTCTCAAAGATGCAGGACTGGACACGCGAATCATCGCGTATGACCATAACTGGGATCAGGCGGTCGAATACACAAGCAAGGTGCTTGAAGATGAGCAGGCTGCTGCATATATCGATGGATCGGCCTTCCATTGTTATGCGGGTGATCCGTCCGCCATGTTGGAAGTGCATGACCGCTTTCCAGACAAACATGTTTATTTTACTGAATGCAGCGGCGGGGAATGGAGTCCCGATTTTGGTGTGAATTTAAGCTGGCAGATGTCCAACCTCATGATTGGTGGCCCGCGTAACTGGGCGAAGAATGTACTGCTCTGGAACATCGCATTAGATCCCCAAGGGGGACCTACGAATGGGGGTTGTGGAAACTGCAGAGGAGTGGTGACGATTGATCCGGTGAGCGGTGAAATCATTAGAAATGTGGAGTATTATGCGCTTGGGCACATCAGCAGGTATGTTCGTCCAGGCGCTGTAAGGGTGGAATCTACGCAAGAACAGGGGAAGGTTGAGAACGTCGCCTTTCGCAATCCAGATGGAACTATGGTGCTGATTGCAGCGAACACGGACAACGCAGAAGTCTCTTTTAGCGTTGTCTTAGACGGACATTCGTTTCGATATACCTTGCCTTACCAATCGGTAGCAACGTTCCGCTGGAATCCGCAAACAACTGCGAAAAGTTAA
- a CDS encoding acetyltransferase, with protein sequence MLIVSYREQDHDKLVEIWERAVRATHTFLEEHHIQFYKKVVSDVLQQRQVEVWEALNADNEPVGFIGLDDNFIEMLFVDVSQHGQGLGRLLINHTLHLKGLHLKVDVNEQNTGAARFYEKMGFVQIGRSELDGSGNPFPLLHLEIKAD encoded by the coding sequence ATGTTAATCGTTTCATATCGGGAACAGGATCATGACAAGTTGGTCGAGATTTGGGAGAGAGCTGTTCGGGCGACACATACGTTTTTGGAAGAGCATCATATCCAATTCTATAAAAAAGTAGTGAGCGATGTGTTGCAGCAAAGGCAAGTCGAGGTTTGGGAAGCATTGAATGCTGACAATGAACCCGTTGGTTTTATTGGTTTGGATGATAACTTTATCGAGATGTTGTTTGTAGATGTCAGTCAGCATGGACAGGGTCTGGGACGTCTTCTGATTAACCACACCCTTCACCTCAAAGGCCTTCACCTCAAAGTGGATGTTAATGAACAGAATACCGGGGCAGCCCGTTTCTATGAGAAGATGGGATTTGTACAAATAGGTCGTTCCGAATTGGATGGTTCGGGTAATCCGTTTCCGCTGCTTCATCTGGAGATCAAGGCAGATTAG